A stretch of the Archangium violaceum genome encodes the following:
- a CDS encoding prenyltransferase/squalene oxidase repeat-containing protein — MNYLASSQRADGSWQSGEVRRLHATTEALRALQSVGQASAARVAAANLLLLEPVEDTDDRARRLVALVGEGHDVASLVTRVRADAHPNGGWGLTRRYAADPLDTALALGALASQPTVGDDVLLPQLAELLSAQKPDGSWPCIASGADGELLCTSQALLALAAYRSRFYLSPQLDAAAAHLRGQLNPDGSFGPAGREQVMRTSLAALALATRPALNGTESSSITSFLISQQQPDGSWGEDPYTTALALQALQALSNVPFCGDGVANTSAEACDGPDVRGATCGGLGLGTGTVTCSPACTLDTSGCSGPPRCGDGIINLPTEACDGAELGGGTCEALGLGPGTLTCDSTCKFDTTLCTAPPRCGDGVINQPGEVCDGADLGGLTCTDAGYTGGTLSCNPDCTLNASACTGAPFCGDGTINRPDEECDRLDLGGRTCDSLGLGGGTLTCTSTCELQTAGCASSGAAQPKSITLGPDSPVCSGQSQTVPVAINFPAGSVIDKVDVFLLFDDTGSFAGTAPTVTQIFSQLVGQLQTELPQVSFGYGVGRFEDFGGPGTSFSNESSAGRPFTLNQPIITPDVPQFLNLINSALARSAPGGGGDGPETSIEALAQIATGSGFDGNGNGSTLDSGAAGAASPQSSPGTSGDVPAFSSNVAPASGTLGGVGFRPGALHLVIQAGDICSVAPFTAGEPIPSTLTGAGGATVPMSALLCSSTPGSSRYGFVSNSLSSTGNTVTSAVAPRGAATVTGTVAALNALGVSVIGLAPGGTAIRNPIGPSNSPSTFMSAMALLTGATDATGNPLVFNISGGPGPILKAIAQAVTTAATRPRDVSLAFSGVPAGLSVGFTPSVVSGVGPGGTATFDIAFTGDGRVINGTFNVEFVDLLSNTRLATVPVTVGCLPIPPVPVDNDGDGYPGDVDCDDDDPRVNPGAPEIPGNGINDDCNAATPDEVPLASAVCQLTSNKLGYSATDIVHLASRMTNVTTDLSLTGLSAALEVRPSGGGSTVFTQYQSLTPLPPGGRREGSATFSALGNPPGEYTAKLTVQAGSTVVALCSATFELESSAATGAGLSGSLVLSPALVNAGSPSNATYTVTHQGNATLENLGLKVLLVDPDNGQVIGQLEDVTTLTPGASHSATQPFATTGLAQKTYLAVLIAVLPGTHLEQTLASARLTVVNESPDCSRAVATPATVLWEPNHKFATISIAGVTDPDGDPVTTTVVSIFQDEPTRDTGAGATCPDARGTGTSTAQVLAERSGARDGRVYHIQFAADDGRGGTCRSTVKVCVPHDRRPGGTCVDQGALFDSTQCN; from the coding sequence GTGAACTATCTCGCCAGCAGCCAGCGAGCGGACGGGAGCTGGCAGAGCGGTGAGGTGCGGCGGCTCCATGCCACCACCGAGGCGCTGCGGGCGCTCCAGTCCGTGGGACAGGCCTCGGCGGCCCGCGTCGCGGCAGCGAACCTGTTGCTGCTCGAGCCGGTCGAGGACACCGACGATCGCGCCCGCCGGCTCGTCGCGCTCGTCGGAGAAGGACACGACGTCGCGTCCCTGGTGACCCGGGTGCGAGCCGATGCACATCCAAACGGCGGCTGGGGATTGACCCGAAGGTACGCGGCCGATCCCCTCGACACCGCCCTCGCGCTCGGCGCACTGGCGTCGCAACCGACGGTTGGAGATGACGTCCTGCTGCCGCAGCTGGCCGAGCTCCTGTCCGCGCAGAAGCCCGATGGGAGCTGGCCCTGCATCGCGTCCGGAGCGGACGGCGAGCTGCTCTGTACCAGTCAGGCCCTGCTGGCGCTCGCGGCCTACCGCAGCCGCTTCTACCTCTCTCCTCAGCTGGATGCCGCGGCGGCCCATCTCCGTGGCCAGCTCAACCCTGACGGCAGCTTCGGCCCGGCTGGCCGCGAACAGGTGATGCGCACCTCGCTCGCCGCGCTCGCGCTGGCCACTCGACCCGCTCTGAACGGGACGGAGAGCTCGAGCATCACCTCCTTCCTCATCAGCCAGCAGCAGCCCGACGGAAGCTGGGGGGAGGACCCTTACACGACCGCCCTGGCGCTCCAGGCGCTCCAGGCCCTTTCCAACGTGCCCTTCTGTGGCGACGGTGTCGCCAACACGTCGGCGGAAGCCTGCGACGGCCCCGACGTGCGAGGAGCCACCTGTGGAGGCCTCGGGCTCGGCACGGGCACGGTGACCTGCTCGCCAGCCTGTACCCTGGATACGAGCGGTTGCTCGGGTCCCCCTCGGTGCGGAGACGGAATCATCAACCTTCCCACCGAGGCGTGTGACGGAGCGGAGCTCGGCGGAGGAACCTGCGAGGCCCTGGGCCTGGGTCCTGGAACGCTGACCTGCGACAGCACCTGCAAGTTCGATACGACCCTGTGCACGGCGCCCCCGCGGTGCGGCGACGGTGTCATCAATCAGCCCGGCGAGGTGTGCGACGGGGCGGACCTCGGAGGGTTGACGTGCACCGATGCTGGCTACACGGGAGGCACCCTGAGCTGCAACCCGGACTGCACGCTGAACGCCTCCGCCTGCACCGGCGCGCCCTTCTGTGGCGATGGAACCATCAACCGTCCGGACGAGGAGTGCGACCGGCTGGACCTGGGCGGCCGCACCTGCGACAGCCTGGGCCTGGGCGGTGGCACCCTGACCTGCACGAGCACCTGCGAGTTGCAGACGGCCGGCTGCGCTTCATCTGGCGCCGCCCAGCCGAAGTCGATCACCCTGGGGCCGGACTCGCCGGTCTGCTCCGGCCAATCACAGACGGTGCCCGTGGCGATCAACTTCCCCGCGGGTTCGGTCATCGACAAGGTGGACGTCTTCCTCCTGTTCGATGACACCGGCAGCTTCGCTGGCACCGCGCCCACCGTGACGCAGATCTTCAGCCAGCTCGTCGGCCAGCTCCAGACGGAGCTGCCCCAGGTCTCCTTCGGCTACGGCGTCGGCCGCTTCGAGGACTTCGGTGGTCCGGGAACGAGCTTCAGCAACGAGAGCAGCGCGGGCCGGCCCTTCACGTTGAACCAGCCCATCATCACGCCCGACGTGCCGCAGTTCCTCAATCTCATCAACTCGGCCCTGGCCAGGTCGGCTCCGGGCGGAGGGGGTGACGGGCCGGAGACCAGCATCGAGGCCCTCGCGCAGATAGCGACCGGCTCCGGATTCGACGGCAACGGCAACGGCTCGACGTTGGACAGCGGAGCGGCCGGCGCGGCGAGCCCCCAGTCCTCGCCGGGCACCAGCGGCGACGTACCGGCGTTCTCCTCCAACGTGGCACCGGCCTCGGGAACGCTCGGCGGAGTCGGCTTCCGCCCGGGAGCGCTCCACCTGGTCATCCAAGCGGGAGATATCTGCTCGGTGGCGCCCTTCACGGCCGGGGAGCCGATCCCCAGCACCCTCACGGGGGCGGGTGGCGCCACGGTCCCCATGAGCGCCCTGCTCTGCTCGAGCACCCCTGGCTCGTCGCGCTACGGCTTCGTGAGCAACTCGCTCTCGTCGACCGGAAACACCGTCACGTCGGCCGTGGCCCCCCGGGGCGCCGCCACGGTGACCGGGACCGTCGCGGCCCTCAACGCGCTGGGTGTCTCGGTCATCGGCCTCGCGCCCGGCGGTACGGCCATCCGCAATCCCATCGGGCCGAGCAACTCGCCGAGCACCTTCATGTCGGCGATGGCCCTGCTGACGGGCGCCACCGACGCCACGGGCAACCCGCTGGTATTCAACATCTCGGGCGGCCCCGGGCCGATCCTCAAGGCCATCGCGCAGGCGGTGACCACGGCCGCCACGCGTCCACGGGACGTCTCGCTGGCCTTCTCGGGCGTCCCCGCCGGCCTGTCCGTGGGCTTCACGCCCTCGGTGGTGTCCGGCGTCGGCCCGGGAGGAACGGCCACGTTCGACATCGCCTTCACCGGTGACGGCCGCGTCATCAACGGCACGTTCAACGTGGAGTTCGTGGACCTGTTGAGCAACACGCGGCTGGCCACCGTCCCGGTGACCGTGGGCTGCCTGCCCATCCCTCCCGTTCCGGTGGACAACGACGGGGATGGATACCCCGGGGACGTGGACTGCGATGACGACGACCCGCGGGTCAACCCCGGTGCCCCGGAAATTCCGGGCAACGGAATCAATGACGACTGCAACGCGGCCACTCCCGACGAGGTCCCCCTCGCCTCCGCCGTCTGCCAGCTGACCTCCAACAAGCTCGGCTACAGCGCCACCGACATCGTCCACCTGGCGAGCCGGATGACCAACGTCACGACGGACCTCTCCCTGACGGGGCTCTCCGCGGCCCTCGAGGTGAGGCCCTCGGGTGGTGGCTCCACCGTCTTCACCCAGTACCAGTCACTCACGCCGCTGCCGCCGGGCGGCCGGAGGGAAGGGTCCGCGACCTTCTCCGCGCTCGGCAACCCGCCGGGCGAGTACACCGCGAAGCTCACGGTGCAGGCGGGCAGCACGGTCGTGGCCCTGTGCTCGGCGACCTTCGAGCTCGAGAGCTCGGCGGCCACCGGCGCGGGCCTGTCGGGCAGCCTGGTCCTCTCCCCGGCGCTCGTGAACGCGGGCAGTCCGAGCAACGCCACCTACACCGTGACCCACCAGGGGAACGCCACGCTGGAGAACCTCGGGCTGAAGGTCCTGCTCGTGGATCCCGACAACGGACAGGTCATCGGGCAACTCGAGGATGTGACGACCCTGACTCCCGGAGCGAGCCACAGCGCCACGCAGCCGTTCGCCACGACGGGCCTGGCACAGAAGACATATCTCGCCGTGCTCATCGCCGTGCTCCCGGGCACCCACCTCGAGCAGACGCTGGCCTCGGCCCGGCTCACCGTGGTCAACGAGTCACCCGACTGCTCGCGAGCGGTGGCGACGCCCGCCACCGTGCTCTGGGAGCCCAACCACAAGTTCGCCACCATCTCCATCGCGGGCGTGACGGATCCGGATGGAGATCCGGTGACCACGACGGTCGTCTCCATCTTCCAGGACGAGCCCACCCGGGACACCGGAGCCGGCGCCACCTGCCCGGACGCCCGAGGCACCGGCACGTCCACCGCGCAGGTGCTGGCCGAGCGCTCTGGCGCGAGAGACGGTCGCGTCTACCACATCCAATTCGCTGCCGATGACGGCCGCGGCGGAACCTGTCGTTCCACGGTCAAGGTCTGCGTGCCCCACGATCGCAGGCCTGGTGGCACCTGCGTCGATCAGGGAGCGCTGTTCGACTCCACCCAGTGCAACTGA
- a CDS encoding DUF6714 family protein: protein MAHDPDALREEIHEAFAWRKYPGHDRLALHQPGCPGYEGETVARFLRGKDWRELTLQSIVDDPELDRNAFMSFMSAEGFVYFLPAFLDISLDVESPFVLGEALAFKLTPPGEGGSEAWQEHFSRIVSSLTPGEKRAVIHVLEYLVNEYEKRGYGTHPAREALDGYWACLTDEELKQA, encoded by the coding sequence ATGGCCCACGACCCCGATGCGCTCCGCGAGGAGATCCACGAGGCCTTCGCCTGGCGGAAGTACCCCGGGCACGACCGCCTCGCCCTCCATCAACCGGGCTGTCCCGGTTACGAGGGCGAAACCGTCGCCCGTTTCCTGCGCGGCAAGGACTGGCGGGAGCTCACCCTGCAATCGATCGTGGATGACCCGGAGCTCGACCGGAACGCCTTCATGTCCTTCATGAGCGCGGAGGGATTCGTCTACTTCCTGCCGGCATTCCTGGACATCTCGTTGGACGTCGAGAGCCCCTTCGTTCTCGGAGAGGCCCTGGCCTTCAAGCTCACGCCGCCGGGCGAGGGAGGCTCGGAGGCATGGCAGGAGCACTTCTCACGAATCGTGTCATCACTCACGCCGGGCGAGAAGCGGGCCGTCATCCATGTCCTGGAGTACCTGGTCAACGAATACGAGAAGCGCGGTTACGGCACGCATCCGGCCCGAGAGGCCCTGGATGGTTACTGGGCGTGCTTGACGGATGAAGAGTTGAAGCAGGCCTGA
- a CDS encoding transglutaminase-like domain-containing protein, with amino-acid sequence MLFQNKAFMVGTAVTVLVCFGWLASGGRLLVEVETAMRDPAGYLSRLVEDPRLSLSQAQKDSVRRFASRMSPEPRQAPVQQPLMREEDWTTTEMQALASALEQLSVPPSSATKDEVLADPARIAAVVTDTQLRLQALHQRLLGEFAETEQRLLSARLPAVILARHEAARLDYEKGFEEVSRGLEVAARSQEPREVEAALASVVGLLRRSTSEPAHRSLDLSRLPFRNAQPVQREPLTASTEAGLRASAASPTPTPDDLAANEDVQLTEELKALAASLENEPARIYDWVRNNIAFVPTYGSVQGAQMTLVARRGNAFDTASLLIALLRAAGIPARYVTGTIEVPVAEVMNWVGGVASADVAQQLLGQGGVPNVGLIRDGTLTHIRLEHVWVEAFIDYIPSRGAVQHEGDTWVPMDAAFKLHTFTARSNLFTDVPIDSLLAPGDKLFDLDERLGKITNVDVQPLDERLAVWAEQSDTYLLSHGIEGTVDGLLGGKKISQETHTIFPGSLPYEVITRQGAVSTLPARLRHSVRLEGYASQLDRAFGSPSFSFQLSLPALNSRRLSLQFDPATQADADTLTAARNSGASALPVYLVQVVPVLELDGVPVSTGSPVGMGRSYFLDAVLQAPEGATTVPFQVTAGDEIVVGITGNGVTKEVVEKRFAANPVDNAPEYLHQVQLHYWTECDALGEVAARSLGVHMLRLPSVGVFSSPLSVSLLFGVPRAGVYQSRNMDVRQSLIGAAGEDPSRVIAFMKQAGLQGSYLEGAVFDQLRSDSDPGSRGFSAVHLISAATAQGVPIYHITSANASSALPMLALDSEVESDIQTALSQGKTVLVPEKEIDLGPWRGVGYIIQDETTGAGAYMISGGLAGGGLTDCLRELVPIFELVLFLILAILLAILIILLLNAAAAALAGLVGAAGAAAAFSLFLLSLRGFSPLGSGLEA; translated from the coding sequence ATGCTGTTCCAAAACAAGGCATTCATGGTGGGCACCGCGGTCACCGTCCTCGTCTGCTTCGGATGGCTGGCCTCGGGTGGGCGGCTCCTGGTGGAGGTCGAGACCGCGATGCGGGATCCTGCGGGGTACCTCTCGCGGCTCGTCGAGGATCCACGTCTCTCCCTGTCACAAGCACAGAAGGACTCCGTCCGGAGGTTCGCGAGCCGGATGTCGCCCGAGCCGCGACAGGCGCCCGTACAGCAGCCCCTGATGAGGGAGGAGGACTGGACGACGACCGAGATGCAGGCGCTCGCCTCGGCGCTCGAACAGCTCAGCGTGCCGCCCTCCAGCGCCACGAAGGACGAGGTGCTCGCGGACCCGGCCAGGATCGCGGCCGTGGTGACCGACACCCAGCTCCGGTTGCAGGCGCTCCATCAGCGGCTCCTCGGGGAGTTCGCGGAGACGGAGCAGCGCCTGCTCTCGGCCAGACTACCGGCGGTCATCCTCGCCCGCCACGAGGCCGCCCGGCTCGACTACGAGAAAGGCTTCGAGGAGGTATCGCGAGGGTTGGAGGTCGCGGCGCGGAGCCAGGAGCCCAGGGAGGTGGAGGCGGCGCTCGCCTCGGTGGTGGGGCTCCTGCGGCGGAGCACGAGCGAGCCAGCACATCGCTCGCTCGACCTCTCGCGACTCCCCTTCCGCAACGCCCAGCCCGTTCAGCGGGAGCCGCTGACGGCTTCAACGGAGGCCGGGCTCCGCGCCTCCGCCGCGAGCCCGACGCCCACACCCGATGACCTGGCGGCGAACGAGGACGTGCAGCTGACCGAGGAGCTCAAGGCCCTGGCGGCCTCGCTCGAGAACGAGCCGGCGCGAATCTACGACTGGGTCCGCAACAACATCGCGTTCGTTCCCACCTACGGCTCCGTCCAGGGCGCGCAGATGACGCTCGTGGCCAGGCGCGGCAACGCGTTCGACACGGCGAGCCTCCTGATCGCCCTGCTGCGAGCCGCTGGAATCCCCGCCCGGTATGTCACGGGAACCATCGAGGTCCCCGTGGCCGAGGTGATGAACTGGGTGGGTGGAGTCGCGAGTGCCGACGTGGCGCAGCAACTCCTGGGGCAGGGCGGCGTGCCGAACGTCGGCCTGATTCGCGATGGGACGCTCACCCATATCCGCCTCGAGCACGTCTGGGTCGAGGCATTCATCGACTACATCCCGAGCCGCGGCGCGGTGCAGCACGAGGGCGATACCTGGGTGCCCATGGACGCGGCCTTCAAGCTCCACACCTTCACCGCCCGGTCCAACCTCTTCACCGACGTTCCGATCGACTCCCTCCTCGCGCCGGGCGACAAGCTGTTCGACCTCGACGAGCGCCTCGGGAAGATCACCAACGTCGACGTTCAACCCCTGGACGAGCGGCTGGCGGTCTGGGCGGAGCAGAGCGACACGTATCTCCTCTCCCATGGCATCGAGGGGACGGTGGACGGACTGCTGGGAGGGAAGAAGATCTCACAGGAGACGCACACCATCTTCCCCGGCTCCCTTCCGTATGAAGTCATCACGCGGCAGGGCGCGGTGAGCACACTTCCCGCGCGCCTCCGTCACTCGGTGAGGCTCGAGGGGTATGCCTCGCAGCTCGATCGGGCCTTCGGAAGCCCGTCCTTCTCGTTCCAGCTGAGCCTGCCCGCGTTGAACAGCCGGCGGCTGAGTCTCCAGTTCGATCCGGCCACGCAGGCCGATGCCGACACCCTGACGGCGGCGCGCAACAGCGGGGCGAGCGCGCTTCCCGTGTACCTCGTCCAGGTCGTCCCGGTGCTCGAGCTCGACGGCGTCCCGGTGAGCACGGGCAGCCCGGTGGGCATGGGGAGGAGCTACTTCCTCGACGCGGTGCTTCAAGCCCCCGAGGGGGCGACGACGGTTCCCTTCCAGGTGACCGCGGGAGACGAGATCGTCGTCGGCATCACGGGCAACGGCGTCACGAAGGAGGTCGTCGAGAAGCGGTTCGCGGCGAACCCGGTGGACAACGCACCGGAGTACCTGCACCAGGTACAGCTCCACTACTGGACGGAGTGCGACGCACTGGGCGAGGTCGCCGCCAGGTCGCTCGGCGTGCACATGCTGCGGCTGCCCTCCGTGGGCGTCTTCAGTTCCCCGCTCTCGGTGTCCCTGCTCTTCGGCGTGCCCAGGGCGGGCGTCTACCAGAGCCGGAACATGGACGTGAGACAGTCCCTCATCGGCGCGGCAGGCGAGGACCCATCGCGCGTCATCGCCTTCATGAAGCAGGCGGGGCTCCAGGGGTCGTATCTGGAGGGCGCCGTGTTCGACCAACTCCGGAGCGACTCCGACCCCGGCAGCCGGGGGTTCTCGGCCGTCCACCTCATCTCGGCCGCGACGGCACAAGGGGTTCCCATCTACCACATCACGTCCGCCAACGCGTCGTCCGCGCTGCCGATGCTGGCGCTCGACTCCGAGGTGGAGAGCGACATCCAGACGGCCCTGAGTCAGGGCAAGACGGTGCTCGTCCCGGAGAAGGAAATCGACCTCGGCCCGTGGAGGGGGGTCGGCTACATCATCCAGGATGAGACGACGGGGGCTGGCGCCTACATGATTTCCGGAGGACTCGCGGGCGGCGGGCTGACGGACTGCCTGCGGGAGCTGGTGCCGATCTTCGAGCTGGTGCTCTTCCTCATCCTCGCCATCCTCCTGGCGATCCTCATCATCCTGCTCCTGAACGCGGCAGCCGCCGCACTGGCGGGACTGGTGGGAGCCGCCGGGGCGGCCGCGGCGTTCTCGCTCTTCCTGCTGAGCTTGAGGGGGTTCAGTCCGTTGGGTTCGGGATTGGAAGCCTGA
- a CDS encoding methyltransferase — protein sequence MNPFSWRSESDEPAPSRLSPVDDRLTADAALRRVRRGEHLLYTGDFQNAKQLLAAMGRRLPAPPAARSPLEAFRAERRARQLEHETLSRIVVALDRSYRLELRRAPDVAEACRWVWGEPDADRTVVSLKTLIGMLGAAEWRRKGLSVPGLEGRIHPHYGVYLPTRTDYVELLLSVTDVKGKKVFDVGTGTGVLSFLLLQRGASSVTATDCDERAVACARENAERLGLSKRFEVIQGDLFPPGRADLVVSNPPWLPEPPKNRVDRAVFDEDNRFLLGFLEGLAEHLNPGGEGLLILSDLAVLLGLRSADWLDQELARRGLVVKWKRSTPARHSKAKDKSDPLHAARSREVTTLYGLVRLPIPNPTD from the coding sequence GTGAATCCCTTCAGCTGGCGTTCCGAGAGCGACGAGCCAGCCCCGTCGCGACTCTCTCCTGTCGATGATCGCCTCACCGCCGACGCCGCGTTGCGACGCGTCCGGCGCGGCGAGCACCTGCTCTACACGGGTGATTTCCAGAACGCGAAACAGCTCCTCGCGGCCATGGGCCGCCGCCTCCCCGCTCCCCCAGCGGCGCGCTCGCCCCTCGAGGCCTTCCGGGCCGAACGCCGCGCGCGGCAACTCGAGCATGAGACGCTCTCGCGCATCGTGGTGGCGCTCGACCGCTCCTACCGGCTCGAGCTGCGGCGTGCTCCCGACGTCGCCGAGGCCTGCCGGTGGGTGTGGGGCGAGCCCGACGCCGACAGGACCGTGGTCTCCCTGAAGACGCTGATCGGCATGCTCGGAGCCGCGGAGTGGCGCCGCAAGGGCCTCTCCGTGCCCGGGCTCGAGGGCCGGATTCATCCGCACTACGGCGTCTACCTGCCCACGCGCACCGACTATGTCGAGCTGCTCCTCTCCGTCACCGACGTGAAGGGCAAGAAGGTGTTCGACGTGGGGACGGGGACCGGGGTGCTCTCGTTCCTGCTCCTACAACGTGGAGCGAGCTCGGTGACGGCGACCGACTGTGATGAGCGGGCCGTGGCCTGCGCTCGGGAGAACGCCGAGCGGCTGGGCCTGTCCAAGCGCTTCGAGGTCATCCAGGGCGACCTCTTCCCTCCCGGCAGGGCGGACCTCGTCGTGAGCAATCCGCCGTGGCTCCCCGAGCCGCCGAAGAACCGTGTCGACCGCGCGGTGTTCGACGAGGACAACCGCTTCCTCCTCGGCTTTCTCGAGGGGCTGGCCGAGCACCTCAACCCGGGGGGCGAGGGGCTGCTGATCCTCTCCGACCTGGCGGTGCTGCTCGGGCTGCGCTCCGCGGATTGGCTCGACCAGGAGCTCGCGCGCCGGGGGCTCGTGGTGAAGTGGAAGAGGTCGACCCCGGCGCGCCACTCGAAGGCGAAGGACAAGTCCGACCCGCTCCACGCGGCGCGCTCCCGCGAGGTCACCACCCTCTACGGGCTCGTCAGGCTTCCAATCCCGAACCCAACGGACTGA
- a CDS encoding UBP-type zinc finger domain-containing protein, with translation MAGEFETALEAVTRVLHAGGVAEEVMNALLASLRHEGVPEHGPVSGPRRMLGTMGGLRHGTATACEHLALLRRDVLPRTSGCEECLAQHLRWHNLRMCLTCGHVGCCNASFGRHAMRHFEPRDTR, from the coding sequence GTGGCCGGCGAGTTCGAGACGGCGTTGGAGGCGGTGACCCGGGTGCTGCACGCGGGCGGCGTGGCGGAGGAGGTCATGAACGCGTTGCTGGCCTCGCTGCGCCACGAGGGCGTGCCCGAGCACGGCCCCGTCTCCGGTCCCAGGCGCATGCTGGGCACGATGGGGGGGCTGCGTCATGGCACGGCCACCGCCTGCGAGCACCTGGCGCTGCTGCGGCGGGACGTGCTGCCGCGCACCTCGGGCTGCGAGGAGTGCCTGGCCCAGCACCTGCGCTGGCACAACCTGAGGATGTGCCTGACGTGCGGCCACGTGGGCTGCTGCAATGCCTCCTTCGGCCGGCACGCGATGCGGCACTTCGAGCCACGGGACACCCGCTGA
- a CDS encoding cation:proton antiporter — MMLVIPLLAGQEVGVAGIAWVLAKAALLVVATVVFGRVVVPSLLAVVAGTRRRELFLLAVLGLGASITWLATLAGLSLALGAFMAGVALADSDYGYQALAGRAAAA, encoded by the coding sequence ATGATGCTCGTCATCCCGCTGCTGGCCGGGCAGGAGGTGGGCGTGGCCGGCATCGCCTGGGTGCTGGCCAAGGCGGCGCTGCTGGTGGTGGCCACGGTCGTCTTCGGCCGGGTGGTGGTGCCGTCGCTGCTCGCGGTGGTGGCGGGTACGCGCCGGCGCGAGCTCTTCCTCCTGGCGGTATTGGGGCTGGGCGCGAGCATCACCTGGCTGGCCACGCTGGCGGGCCTGTCCCTGGCATTGGGGGCCTTCATGGCCGGGGTGGCATTGGCCGACAGCGACTACGGCTACCAGGCCCTGGCCGGACGTGCTGCCGCTGCGTGA
- a CDS encoding chaperonin, giving the protein MAKTQRRGQVMNRVARQVKGTAGRAVAKAKASRSVRKVQVTLGDLIAAAFDVAGEATAAAKLVSSRSMSVATGKQIVFVG; this is encoded by the coding sequence ATGGCGAAGACCCAGCGGCGTGGACAGGTGATGAATCGGGTGGCGCGTCAGGTGAAGGGCACGGCGGGGCGGGCGGTCGCGAAGGCGAAGGCGAGCCGGTCGGTGCGCAAGGTGCAGGTGACGCTGGGGGATTTGATCGCCGCGGCCTTCGATGTGGCCGGTGAGGCGACGGCCGCCGCGAAGCTGGTGTCGTCGCGCTCCATGTCCGTGGCGACGGGCAAGCAGATCGTCTTCGTTGGCTGA